Proteins encoded in a region of the Stieleria neptunia genome:
- a CDS encoding TlpA family protein disulfide reductase, translated as MRIRLLSGKSANALFVVLLSAVFVMPGCSRSDSEPSPDAPDAQAAAAGEGDDALIRSAAEMAASGEEPEVGSDSFSQQTTPMPATIGDRDDLAGRRTAPGGSTAPSPPDSPANSPPGFELAESTTIPAGIPEMIGTAEAGTAQRELRDDLTPDALMTYLEESDRDMEMLARGRNQLQDPNQANQLMQQLVKSKLQASVRLQDHADATAEQRTAGLRGRLQALSHLSAMGDLGSAKALEALARENLSSPEATIAGDSRIVLIGFAIDGLRAGRESAAQEIVSLIQGMKASRTPDIPAVLMMAEARQVLANYGLIDESAQVREKILALYGNSPDKMIAQVAADAAGTAKYDSARRLLGEILENENVALARWTETVTDLVREAPEMNTVEFLGTSALQLEAARRDAFVEETFRILADGFSETDSATANEIATARMAMEARRDVIGTSFDALANLPTIDGNGISSASVKGKVVLMPFWAVTIPPSLQIIPMLNEIRSRHPDQIAIVGMNLDSEQAPLGEFVAQNDLGFPSFRSISSASGDQGNPIATKFGLVSLPFVAIFNQDGKVAALDFTGMQLDATVERLVQSTDQAPEAE; from the coding sequence TCCAGATGCTCCCGATGCGCAAGCCGCCGCGGCGGGCGAGGGCGATGACGCTTTGATCCGCAGCGCCGCCGAGATGGCGGCCAGTGGCGAGGAGCCCGAGGTCGGATCCGATTCGTTCTCCCAGCAAACCACCCCGATGCCGGCGACGATCGGAGATCGCGACGACCTGGCCGGCCGGCGGACGGCGCCCGGCGGGTCAACCGCCCCCAGTCCGCCCGACTCGCCCGCCAACTCGCCGCCCGGGTTCGAATTAGCCGAATCGACCACGATCCCTGCTGGGATTCCCGAGATGATCGGCACCGCCGAAGCGGGCACCGCCCAACGTGAGCTTCGCGACGACCTGACCCCCGACGCATTGATGACGTATCTGGAAGAGTCCGACCGCGACATGGAGATGCTCGCCCGCGGACGGAACCAGTTGCAAGACCCGAATCAAGCCAATCAGCTGATGCAACAGTTGGTGAAAAGCAAGCTGCAAGCCTCCGTCCGACTGCAGGACCACGCCGATGCCACCGCCGAGCAACGCACCGCGGGCTTGCGGGGGCGGCTCCAGGCCCTCTCGCATCTTTCCGCGATGGGGGACTTGGGGTCCGCCAAGGCACTCGAAGCACTGGCGCGAGAAAACCTGTCGTCGCCGGAAGCCACGATCGCGGGCGATAGCCGGATCGTGCTGATTGGATTCGCGATCGACGGGCTGAGGGCAGGCCGCGAGTCGGCGGCCCAAGAAATCGTCTCGCTGATCCAGGGGATGAAGGCCAGTCGCACGCCCGACATTCCGGCGGTCTTGATGATGGCCGAAGCCAGACAGGTGCTGGCCAATTACGGCTTGATCGACGAATCGGCCCAGGTTCGCGAAAAGATCTTGGCGCTGTACGGCAACTCGCCCGACAAGATGATCGCGCAAGTCGCCGCCGATGCCGCCGGAACCGCCAAGTATGATTCCGCCAGACGTCTGCTCGGCGAAATCTTGGAGAACGAGAACGTGGCCCTGGCGCGATGGACCGAGACGGTGACGGACTTGGTTCGAGAAGCTCCCGAGATGAACACGGTGGAGTTCTTGGGGACCTCGGCGTTGCAGCTCGAAGCGGCCCGGCGCGACGCGTTTGTCGAAGAAACGTTTCGCATCTTGGCCGACGGGTTTTCCGAAACCGACTCCGCCACGGCCAATGAAATCGCAACCGCGCGGATGGCGATGGAAGCTCGCCGTGACGTGATCGGGACCTCGTTCGACGCGTTGGCCAACCTGCCAACGATCGACGGCAACGGAATCTCATCGGCCAGCGTCAAGGGCAAGGTCGTGTTGATGCCGTTTTGGGCCGTGACGATTCCGCCATCGCTGCAAATCATCCCGATGCTCAACGAAATCCGATCGCGTCATCCCGATCAAATCGCCATCGTGGGCATGAACCTCGATTCGGAACAGGCGCCGTTGGGCGAGTTCGTCGCACAGAACGATCTGGGGTTCCCCAGCTTTCGAAGCATTTCCTCGGCAAGCGGCGACCAGGGGAATCCGATCGCCACCAAGTTCGGCTTGGTGTCGTTGCCCTTCGTCGCGATCTTCAATCAAGACGGCAAGGTGGCGGCCTTGGATTTCACCGGGATGCAGCTCGATGCGACGGTTGAGCGACTCGTCCAATCCACGGACCAAGCACCCGAGGCGGAATGA
- a CDS encoding methyltransferase has protein sequence MLNDLRQNPTTDPALLLRYRDRQYAAEMLAVAIGKLNLFTWIDARGSVATESIQQHFSLARRPLDVLLTLCRAGGWIRTESDRHELTALGREHLVDHSPWFLGPYYAPIVDSPIAQGCLQVLQHDRPANWQASEDGNDWHASMMDEAFAKGFTDLMNCRGTAMGQVLADKTGSFLADCKHILDVGGGSGIYSSTLVAKHDHLRATVLEQAPVDRLTRDEIVRHGLQDRIDVVQGNMFTDPWPAVADCILLSNVLHDWDVPEIRTLIQKTAAALPSGGRVIIHEAFLDDDKSGPLPVAEYSVLLVNITRGKCYCPAEYGEILADSGFDVGPYQDTIADRGFITAIKR, from the coding sequence ATGTTAAACGACCTTCGACAAAACCCCACGACCGATCCCGCCTTGCTGTTGCGGTATCGGGATCGCCAGTACGCGGCGGAGATGCTGGCCGTCGCCATCGGCAAGCTGAACCTGTTCACGTGGATCGACGCGCGGGGATCGGTCGCGACCGAATCGATCCAACAGCATTTCTCGCTCGCCCGGCGGCCCCTGGATGTGCTGCTGACCCTTTGTCGCGCCGGCGGGTGGATTCGCACCGAATCCGACCGACACGAATTAACCGCCTTGGGGCGTGAACATCTGGTCGATCATTCGCCGTGGTTCTTGGGGCCGTACTACGCGCCGATCGTGGATTCACCGATCGCCCAGGGGTGTCTGCAAGTGCTGCAACACGACCGCCCGGCCAATTGGCAGGCCAGCGAAGACGGCAACGACTGGCACGCCTCGATGATGGACGAAGCGTTTGCCAAGGGGTTCACGGACTTGATGAATTGTCGCGGCACAGCGATGGGACAAGTGCTGGCGGACAAAACCGGATCGTTTCTCGCCGATTGCAAGCACATCTTGGATGTCGGCGGCGGATCGGGCATCTACTCCTCGACCCTGGTTGCCAAGCACGACCACTTGCGGGCGACCGTGCTGGAACAGGCACCCGTCGATCGATTGACGCGCGACGAAATCGTCCGACACGGGTTGCAAGATCGAATCGATGTCGTCCAGGGCAACATGTTTACCGATCCCTGGCCGGCCGTCGCGGATTGCATCTTGCTGTCTAACGTGCTGCACGATTGGGATGTTCCGGAGATCCGAACGCTGATCCAGAAAACCGCCGCCGCGTTGCCTTCGGGAGGCCGCGTGATCATCCATGAAGCGTTTCTGGACGATGACAAATCCGGTCCGCTGCCCGTCGCGGAGTACTCGGTGTTGTTGGTCAACATCACGCGCGGCAAGTGTTATTGCCCTGCCGAATACGGCGAGATCCTTGCCGATTCCGGATTCGATGTCGGACCCTATCAAGACACCATCGCCGACCGCGGCTTCATCACCGCGATCAAACGCTGA